Within the Meriones unguiculatus strain TT.TT164.6M chromosome 2, Bangor_MerUng_6.1, whole genome shotgun sequence genome, the region atatgatatatgtatgtatgtgtgtgtatgcatgcatgtatgcacatgtgcttATGTGAATGCAGACATGCATGATGCAGCATACATGTGGGGTCAGAGTGCAACCATGAGTGTCTGCCCTTGTTCACTGCTGCATATGCTAAGCTAGCTGGGTTGGAAACTTTTGGggattctcctctctctgtctcccatctTGCTGTAGGAGAGTAGGGGTCACAGGGCCATACTACCATGCCCAACTTCATCTGGGTTTCAGgttcttttacccactgaaccatctctttggTCATACAATGTCTTTTAATCAAACAAACATATCTTAACTATCCTGTTAAggttttcttcagtgtttctttAGTACAGTGTTAAAAAtagaacaggggctggagagatggctcagcatataAAGGCATTTGTTTCCAAGTCTCAGGACCTGAGTTaaatcccagagcccacatgaaggGAGGAAAGATCtctagcaagttgtcctctgacatccgtGCGCACTTTGTAATGTGCACTATCCCACACTccccacacaaaataaacaagtataataaaaaatttaaaatacaaaatcagATGTGACCCTCTGGCAGTCTTAATGCAAGTTTGAGAAACAAGGTCATTCAACGATGTCTTATTGGAGAAGAGAAGATAGTCGAACACTTAAATAACTACTGTTATACTTTTTGACCTAACTTAGTGAACGACACCTTTCATCTTACAGTTGCATAGTTAAACTCCTGATATTCTTGTTGGGCATACATTACAGGGaagaatattttattaaagttatttttattaaaacagaCATTATTAAAGGACTGTTTGATAAACTAAATATACATGTTAGCTAGGCCTGCATGTTTTCCTGTCTACCCTTATCACATAAGCATTTAAGTACATCATGAAGTCCTCATCAAGAATTAAATGATGGCAAATATTACTTCAGTATTATATTATAAATCTTTGTAATAGCCAATCACATTTCTTTCTCTAAAATACCCTATGTGAAATGAATTCCTTGATGGTGACATTATCAAGGAAGCACACAAGATGTGCTGTGAAAAACATGGGTAAACTTCCCCTCCTGCCACTCCTCCACCTCCCCATACCACATGCTTATCATGTGTTTATGGCTTTGGTAAGCACGTGGAGGGGAAAATAGCCAAAGGACACTTAGgccttttaaataattatttttcaaatattgaaACTCAACAATTCACTATACCATGAGTTCTCTACAGAAGTTATGCACCAATATCTTGCAATTTCTatgcttaaaaaaataatctgtgtTTTTGATGGGCCTCAGCCAgggtaataaaaagaaacatttatttacaCTTTTTACATATTGATCCCAATAAGAATGGGCAGCCTGTCCTCTGGTCACTACACATCGGTGTAATCATAATAAATGCGCACTTCTGATCTCCGGACGCTTTGCAGTGATCTGATGCTTTCGCTCCTCGTTCTTATGTTTGATTTCTTGAACAGCCTTCTTGAAAACGACCGACacatgaagaaataaattattgGATCCAGGCACACGTTGCACGCAGACAGGAAAAGTGTCATTTCTTTGCAGTAATAGAGGATTTTGTGTGCTGGCTCATCTAAAAGCCTATCCAGGTGACTAAAAGTAAAAGGGACCCTGCACAGGTGGTAAGGGAGGAAGCAGGTGAAAAACACAGCCACGACCACTCGGATGCTCTGGTTGTGCTTCCGCTTCCGGCTCGATTGACTTATGAACTGCCTGCTGGATTTGTGAATGTATCTGGATATGGCTATGTAGCATCCGATCAGAATTACCAGCACGACCACGAACAAACAGCTGTCCACATAGGTGACAGCCGTGTGCCACTTGGCTCCCAAAGGACTTTTAAGTTTCATGCAGTCATGAATGTTCTCCTTAGTTGGTTGCCCATTAGTTAGTATGATATTTGGCAAGGACAGAACAGCCGTGATCACCCAAACACAAAGTGACAAAACTTTGGTAAAGGTTAGGCTGTACATGCGAGAGTCACcaaaaggctttaccacctttAGATAGCGATCGACACTGATCAGCCCGAGGAACACAATGGATGTGTACATGTTTGCGTAGAACAAAACCGAGGTGTATTTGCAGAGGATGAACTCAAAGTACCAAGGTCCAAGTCCCGCATCTCGGACTATTCGGAATGGGAACGTCAGCGTCATTATGAGGTCAGCTACCACTATATTTTTGAGAtaaaagatgaagctggttttaTTCCTAATGTGGAAGAAGATCCACACGGCCAGGCCATTCAGCAGGATGCTTGCCACAAATATAACCAGGTAAAGCACTGGCAGGATGATGGTGTCAAATTCGTTGTGAAGGGTGGAGTTCTTCCCAAGTCCCTCGCTTGTGCTGTTCGCAGAGTGACTTGCTTGGCTGTATAGTTCATTACCTGCAGAAGTGGGAACATTTGCATTAGTACAACTGCCTCGCCTGGCGCTAAGTTGTTATTGTGAATGAGTGCAAAGAGTGTctcaaaagatttttaaaaatttattcatgtgTCTATCTGTGTACCACGCATGCCAGTgctacagaggtcagaggacggcCTGTGGTCCCCAGGACctgaggcagttgtgagctcctGATTTGAAGTTCCCTCGTGATCTGAGTCCCCAGGAAGAGCCtgaagcactcttaaccaccaagtcatctctccagaccctgccTCCAAGATTTAAAGAAGTACCTGGTTAATTTTTTTGAGTAGCTAAATAACTAGTGGCTTTCCCTTCCCTACATTTCAAGATCCTTTGAATTTCTCTAGCAACCTATTGAAAATGGATATAGTATA harbors:
- the Gpr87 gene encoding G-protein coupled receptor 87 is translated as MGLNLTLAKLPSNELYSQASHSANSTSEGLGKNSTLHNEFDTIILPVLYLVIFVASILLNGLAVWIFFHIRNKTSFIFYLKNIVVADLIMTLTFPFRIVRDAGLGPWYFEFILCKYTSVLFYANMYTSIVFLGLISVDRYLKVVKPFGDSRMYSLTFTKVLSLCVWVITAVLSLPNIILTNGQPTKENIHDCMKLKSPLGAKWHTAVTYVDSCLFVVVLVILIGCYIAISRYIHKSSRQFISQSSRKRKHNQSIRVVVAVFFTCFLPYHLCRVPFTFSHLDRLLDEPAHKILYYCKEMTLFLSACNVCLDPIIYFFMCRSFSRRLFKKSNIRTRSESIRSLQSVRRSEVRIYYDYTDV